One genomic region from Heterodontus francisci isolate sHetFra1 chromosome 39, sHetFra1.hap1, whole genome shotgun sequence encodes:
- the LOC137352878 gene encoding homeobox protein 2, with protein sequence MILLVNNNLTLSHRLDNDNLTLSHRLDNNNLTLSHRLDNDNLSLSHRLVNNNLTLSHRLDNDNLTLSHTLDNNNLTLSHRLDNDNLTLSHKLDNDNLSLSHRLDNNNLTLSHRLDNDNLTLSHKLDNNNLTLSHRLDNDNLTLSHRLDNDNLSLSHRLVNNNLTLSHRLDDDHLTLSHRHDNNNNNLILTHRLDINNLTLSRRLNNDNLTLSHRLVNDNLTLSHRLDNDNLTLSHKLDNNNLTLSHRLDNDKLTLSDRLDNDNLTLSHRLDNDNLTLSDRLDNDNLTLSHRLDNNNLTLSHRLDNDNLTLSDRLDNDNLTLSHRLDNNNLTLSHRLDNNNLTLSHRLDNDNLILSFSLNHS encoded by the exons ATGATCCT ACTCGTCAACAACAACCTGACACTGTCCCACAGACTCGACAATGACAACCTGACACTGTCACACAGACTCGACAACAACAACCTGACACTGTCCCACAGACTCGACAACGACAACTTGTCACTGTCACACAGACTCGTCAACAACAACCTGACACTGTCCCACAGACTCGACAATGACAAcctgacactgtcacacacactcgacAACAACAACCTGACACTGTCACACAGACTCGACAACGACAACCTGACACTGTCCCACAAACTCGACAACGACAACTTGTCACTGTCACACAGACTCGACAACAACAACCTGACACTGTCACACAGACTCGACAACGACAACCTGACACTGTCCCACAAACTCGACAACAACAACCTGACACTGTCACACAGACTCGACAACGACAACCTGACACTGTCCCACAGACTCGACAACGACAACTTGTCACTGTCACACAGACTCGTCAACAACAACCTGACACTATCACACAGACTCGACGACGACCACCTGACACTGTCACACAGAcacgacaacaacaacaacaacctgatactgacccacagactgGACATCAACAACCTGACACTGTCCCGCAGACTCAACAATGACAACCTGACACTGTCACACAGACTTGTCAATGACAACCTGACACTGTCACACAGACTCGACAACGACAACCTGACACTGTCCCACAAACTCGACAACAACAACCTGACACTGTCCCATAGACTCGACAACGACAAGCTGACACTGTCCGACAGACTCGACAACGACAACCTGACACTGTCACACAGACTGGACAATGACAACCTGACACTGTCCGACAGACTCGACAACGACAACCTGACACTGTCCCACAGACTCGACAACAACAACCTGACACTGTCACACAGACTGGACAATGACAACCTGACACTGTCCGACAGACTCGACAACGACAACCTGACACTGTCACACAGACTCGACAACAACAACCTGACACTGTCCCACAGACTCGACAACAACAACCTGACACTGTCCCACAGACTCGACAACGACAACCTGATACTGTCATTCTCACTAAATCATAGctaa